A genomic stretch from Algoriphagus halophilus includes:
- a CDS encoding WD40/YVTN/BNR-like repeat-containing protein, protein MRKIYLLTLAILLSLSAHAQEVDMDLFKSMKARSIGPAAMSGRITAIDAIDDNPSVIYAGSASGGLWKSTSGGVTWQPIFDDQKVHSIGSISIYQKNPNIIWVGTGEGNPRNSLSLGGGVYRSMDAGATWELMGLENTKAIHRIIVHPDDPNTVYVGAIGSPWGEQEDRGLYRTTDGGKTWEKILYIDTKTGVGEMIMDPNNPNKIFVNMWQHRRYPYFFESGGPSSGLFVTYDGGDNWKELDESNGLPKGYLGRMGLAISAANSSKVYALVESSKNALYVSEDGGENFKMINSDGSIGDRPFYYFDIHADPKNENRLYTLYSRVGITEDGGKSFTQLLQYQGVHPDHHAWYINPNDPKILIDGNDGGLNISRDGGKTWFFADNLPVGQFYHVNVDNELPYNIYGGMQDNGSWTGPAYVWRRDGIRNSYWQEVSFGDGFDVVPHPANSRFGYTMSQAGNVSRFDKETGHNKTIRPTHPDKEVFLRFNWNAAIAQDPHDENTVYYGSQFLHKSTDSGDTWEIISPDLTTNDSTKQRQQETGGLTYDITGAENHTTIIAIAPSPVDPNVIWVGTDDGNVQVTKDGGATWTNVASKLTGLPKASWIPQIQASSYDADEAWVIANNYRNNDFSAYAYHTSNGGSSFTRIADDSKVSGYALSIIQDPVEPNLVFLGTELGLYVSFDQAKSWNKWEHGYPKAVSTYDMAIQEREADLVIGTFGRAFYVLDDIRPLRIFAANGGSAPEAKITAVPAPDAYQVEIQQPAGERFPADGIFAGENRETGGRLSFIIQDDKEKLDTVTVSIFNEAGEQIRTLKTVPKNGVNRIIWNLDRKSSVENPGGFGGRRGNRSGFYEASGGEALPGTYKVVFTYGDQEDETNINVYSDPRIDMNLADLKAKDEFLKKLEALTNEVSESTKRLDEAQKVIDKVLTLTKDVDTEEAKELAKAAKDIKKKLDTAREAYNGPTREGQGIVRNLYPTTMTMVFAPRRYVGSSYSAPGATEERLYQQGVEAAAEAKSIVDEFINGDWKAFEEKVKNTQIDLFDNMK, encoded by the coding sequence ATGAGAAAAATTTACCTTTTGACTTTGGCGATTTTGCTGAGTCTTTCAGCTCATGCTCAAGAAGTAGATATGGACTTGTTTAAGTCTATGAAAGCAAGAAGCATTGGGCCTGCAGCCATGAGTGGAAGAATTACTGCCATCGATGCCATTGATGACAATCCTTCCGTTATTTACGCAGGATCTGCCTCTGGGGGGCTATGGAAAAGCACTTCGGGAGGAGTGACATGGCAGCCAATTTTTGACGATCAAAAAGTACATTCTATTGGTTCCATTTCCATTTATCAGAAAAATCCAAACATCATTTGGGTAGGTACCGGAGAGGGTAACCCTAGAAACTCCTTAAGTCTAGGAGGTGGAGTTTATCGTTCCATGGATGCAGGTGCAACATGGGAGCTTATGGGGCTGGAAAACACCAAAGCCATTCACCGGATTATTGTTCATCCAGATGACCCCAATACGGTTTACGTTGGAGCAATTGGTTCTCCTTGGGGAGAACAGGAAGACCGAGGATTATATCGGACTACAGATGGAGGTAAAACCTGGGAAAAAATTCTATATATAGATACCAAGACGGGTGTGGGCGAAATGATCATGGATCCGAATAATCCGAATAAGATTTTTGTCAACATGTGGCAACACAGAAGGTACCCTTATTTCTTTGAATCTGGAGGTCCTTCTTCTGGGCTTTTCGTTACGTATGACGGAGGAGATAATTGGAAGGAACTAGATGAAAGCAATGGCTTACCTAAAGGTTATTTAGGAAGAATGGGGCTCGCCATTTCAGCTGCCAATAGTAGTAAGGTGTATGCTTTGGTGGAGTCCTCCAAAAATGCACTTTATGTTTCAGAGGATGGTGGTGAAAATTTTAAAATGATCAATTCGGATGGTTCTATCGGGGATAGACCTTTTTATTATTTTGATATTCACGCGGATCCAAAAAATGAGAATAGGCTATACACCTTGTATTCAAGGGTGGGAATCACGGAAGATGGAGGTAAATCATTTACGCAATTACTTCAATACCAAGGTGTTCACCCGGATCACCACGCTTGGTACATCAACCCGAATGATCCCAAGATTCTTATTGATGGGAATGACGGAGGACTTAATATTTCAAGAGATGGGGGCAAAACTTGGTTTTTTGCTGACAATCTTCCAGTAGGTCAATTTTACCATGTCAATGTTGACAATGAGTTGCCTTATAATATCTATGGAGGTATGCAAGACAATGGGTCTTGGACCGGTCCTGCCTATGTTTGGAGAAGAGATGGCATTAGAAATAGCTATTGGCAAGAAGTTTCATTTGGAGATGGATTTGATGTAGTTCCGCATCCTGCTAATTCTAGATTTGGATACACCATGTCGCAAGCAGGTAATGTTTCCAGATTCGACAAGGAAACCGGGCATAATAAAACCATTAGACCTACTCATCCCGATAAGGAAGTTTTCCTTCGATTCAATTGGAATGCAGCCATTGCACAGGATCCACATGATGAAAACACTGTCTATTATGGATCTCAATTTTTACATAAATCAACAGATAGTGGGGATACTTGGGAAATCATCTCACCTGATTTAACAACCAATGATAGCACCAAGCAAAGACAGCAGGAAACCGGTGGATTAACTTATGATATCACAGGCGCTGAAAACCATACGACTATCATTGCAATTGCTCCTAGCCCGGTGGATCCAAACGTGATCTGGGTAGGAACGGATGACGGCAATGTACAGGTCACCAAGGATGGCGGGGCTACCTGGACCAATGTTGCCAGTAAATTAACCGGACTTCCAAAAGCCTCTTGGATTCCTCAAATTCAAGCTTCTTCCTATGATGCCGACGAAGCTTGGGTAATTGCCAATAATTACAGAAATAATGACTTTTCAGCCTATGCTTACCATACATCAAATGGAGGAAGCTCTTTTACTAGAATTGCTGATGATTCCAAAGTCTCTGGATATGCACTCTCAATTATCCAAGATCCTGTGGAGCCCAACTTGGTATTCTTAGGAACTGAACTTGGACTATATGTCAGCTTTGACCAAGCAAAATCATGGAATAAATGGGAGCATGGTTATCCAAAAGCTGTTTCAACTTACGATATGGCCATTCAAGAAAGAGAAGCTGATTTGGTAATCGGCACATTTGGTAGAGCTTTTTATGTGTTGGATGATATCAGGCCACTACGGATTTTTGCTGCTAATGGTGGATCTGCTCCAGAAGCCAAAATTACAGCTGTTCCAGCTCCGGATGCTTATCAAGTAGAAATCCAGCAGCCAGCAGGGGAACGATTCCCTGCGGATGGAATTTTTGCTGGTGAAAACAGAGAAACCGGTGGACGTTTGAGCTTTATTATTCAGGACGATAAAGAAAAATTGGACACCGTAACTGTGTCAATTTTTAACGAAGCGGGTGAGCAAATCAGGACTTTAAAAACAGTTCCAAAAAATGGAGTCAATCGAATTATATGGAATTTGGACAGAAAATCTTCTGTAGAAAATCCAGGTGGCTTTGGCGGTCGTAGAGGCAATAGAAGTGGTTTTTACGAAGCTTCAGGAGGAGAAGCACTTCCCGGGACTTACAAAGTAGTATTCACTTATGGAGATCAGGAAGATGAAACCAATATCAATGTGTATTCAGACCCTAGAATAGACATGAACCTTGCCGACCTGAAAGCAAAGGATGAATTCCTTAAAAAATTGGAAGCTTTAACCAATGAGGTTTCTGAATCAACCAAAAGATTAGATGAAGCCCAAAAGGTAATCGATAAAGTCTTGACTTTAACCAAGGATGTTGATACTGAGGAAGCAAAAGAGTTAGCCAAAGCGGCCAAAGACATTAAGAAAAAGCTTGATACTGCAAGAGAGGCCTACAATGGCCCCACCCGAGAAGGTCAGGGGATTGTCAGAAACCTATACCCTACCACTATGACCATGGTATTTGCACCAAGAAGGTATGTTGGATCTTCCTATTCTGCACCAGGCGCCACAGAGGAACGATTGTACCAACAAGGTGTTGAAGCTGCTGCTGAGGCCAAATCCATCGTAGATGAATTTATCAATGGGGATTGGAAAGCCTTTGAAGAAAAAGTGAAAAACACTCAAATCGATTTATTCGATAACATGAAATAA
- a CDS encoding M1 family metallopeptidase has product MLNIVNKPLIGLFLFVITGTAAFAQTGRFQQSVDYKMEVDMNVTSNQYSGTQVLKYTNNSPDTLYKVFYHLYFNAFQPGSMMDERSRSISDPDRRVGDRIIALSPSEIGYLHVNSLTMDGMQVDFEEVETILEVTLPKPILPHSEVEFNMSFVGQVPVQIRRSGRDSSEGVRYSMSQWYPKMANYDEQGWHSNPYIGREFYGIWGDFDVKITIDKSYTLGGTGYLQNPNQIGHGYEDEGVTVPKPTGETLTWHFKAPMVHDFMWAADPKYRHEKVEMENGITVHHLFIPTEETTENWEKLKEYTPKAINFLSEHFGQYPYKQFSVIQGGDGGMEYAMSTLITGGRNLRGLVGVMAHELAHSWFHGVLATNESLYPWMDEGFTSYASSLTMSEIYSPSENPLAGSYSGYYRLVKSGKEEPMSTHSDHYHTNSAYSSAAYSKGAVFLQQMGYIIGADVRDRGMHRYWNTWKFKHPNANDLIRVMEKESGLELDWYKEYFVYTTKTINYGIKEVNPQGDQTDIILERIGLMPMPIDLVITYKDGSQEMVYLPLVIMRGEKAHEAGAPKRILTEDWPWTNITKKITIDRKMNSIKSIEIDPSKRLADVEQENNKVEF; this is encoded by the coding sequence ATGCTTAACATTGTGAATAAGCCTCTCATAGGGCTTTTTCTTTTTGTGATTACTGGAACTGCTGCTTTTGCCCAAACAGGAAGATTCCAGCAGTCGGTTGATTACAAAATGGAAGTGGATATGAATGTCACTTCCAATCAGTACTCAGGAACCCAAGTTCTCAAGTACACCAACAATTCACCAGATACCCTTTACAAAGTATTCTACCACTTGTATTTTAATGCTTTCCAGCCTGGAAGTATGATGGATGAAAGATCAAGATCAATTTCTGATCCTGATAGAAGAGTGGGGGATAGAATCATTGCGCTCTCTCCAAGTGAAATTGGATACCTTCATGTCAATTCATTGACCATGGATGGCATGCAAGTAGATTTTGAGGAAGTGGAAACCATTCTGGAAGTGACGCTTCCAAAGCCCATTTTACCTCATTCAGAAGTAGAGTTCAATATGTCATTTGTAGGTCAGGTACCAGTTCAAATTAGACGTTCTGGAAGAGATAGCAGTGAAGGCGTAAGGTATTCCATGTCACAATGGTACCCTAAAATGGCTAATTATGACGAGCAAGGCTGGCACTCCAATCCTTATATAGGTAGAGAATTTTATGGGATTTGGGGAGATTTTGATGTGAAAATCACGATTGATAAATCTTACACCCTGGGAGGAACCGGTTATCTTCAAAATCCAAATCAAATTGGCCATGGATATGAGGATGAGGGCGTAACGGTTCCAAAGCCTACAGGAGAAACACTTACCTGGCATTTCAAAGCGCCAATGGTTCATGATTTCATGTGGGCTGCCGATCCAAAATATAGACATGAAAAAGTAGAAATGGAAAATGGGATCACTGTTCACCATTTATTTATCCCAACGGAAGAGACTACAGAGAACTGGGAAAAGCTAAAGGAATATACTCCAAAGGCAATTAACTTTTTATCTGAACATTTTGGCCAGTATCCTTATAAGCAATTTTCTGTGATCCAAGGTGGAGACGGTGGGATGGAGTATGCCATGTCTACTTTAATCACTGGAGGAAGAAATTTAAGAGGGTTGGTTGGAGTAATGGCACATGAGTTAGCACATAGCTGGTTTCATGGCGTTTTGGCTACAAACGAATCCTTATACCCATGGATGGATGAAGGTTTTACCAGTTATGCATCTAGTTTAACGATGTCAGAAATCTATAGCCCTTCCGAAAATCCTCTTGCAGGTTCTTATTCAGGGTATTATAGGCTGGTGAAGTCTGGCAAGGAAGAGCCTATGAGTACACATTCAGATCACTATCATACAAATTCAGCCTATAGTTCTGCCGCTTATAGCAAGGGAGCTGTATTCTTGCAACAAATGGGCTATATCATAGGAGCTGATGTGCGAGATAGAGGAATGCACCGGTATTGGAATACCTGGAAGTTTAAGCATCCAAATGCGAATGATTTGATCAGGGTGATGGAGAAAGAGAGTGGTTTGGAATTGGATTGGTATAAAGAATACTTTGTTTATACGACCAAAACCATCAATTATGGGATCAAAGAAGTAAATCCTCAAGGAGATCAAACAGACATTATTTTAGAAAGAATCGGTTTGATGCCAATGCCAATTGACTTGGTGATCACCTATAAAGATGGAAGCCAGGAAATGGTTTATTTGCCTTTAGTCATCATGAGAGGAGAAAAAGCACATGAAGCAGGGGCTCCAAAAAGGATTTTAACAGAAGATTGGCCTTGGACTAATATTACCAAGAAAATTACAATAGACAGAAAAATGAATTCCATTAAATCTATTGAAATTGATCCGAGTAAACGGTTGGCCGATGTAGAACAAGAAAATAATAAAGTGGAGTTTTAA
- a CDS encoding histone H1, whose product MSRFSEVRDLVNGLEADFEKFYEKGNQAAGTRVRKGMQDLKNMAQDIRKEVQEKKNA is encoded by the coding sequence ATGAGCAGATTTAGTGAAGTCCGAGATCTTGTAAATGGCTTAGAAGCCGATTTTGAAAAATTCTATGAAAAAGGCAACCAAGCTGCCGGCACTAGAGTTAGGAAAGGAATGCAAGACTTGAAGAATATGGCACAAGATATCCGTAAGGAAGTTCAAGAAAAGAAAAATGCCTAA
- a CDS encoding aminotransferase class I/II-fold pyridoxal phosphate-dependent enzyme translates to MDLFAKLKTNMGPLGKHSKYSDGYFMFPKLEGEIAPRMMFQGKEVLTWSLNNYLGLANHPEVRKADADAAAKWGAAYPMGARMMSGQTNLHEKLEDELAKFVGKEKAYLLNYGYQGIMSVIDALLDRKDVVVYDSECHACIIDALRMHMGKRYVFPHNDIDNCEKQLERATKLAAETGGGILLITEGVFGMTGDQGKLKEICALKNKFDFRLLVDDAHGFGTMGKTGAGTHEEQGVIDEVDLYFSTFAKSMASIGAFIAGNEKVIHYLRFNMRSQIFAKSLPMLLVEGALKRLELLQTKPELKDNLWKIVNALRDGLHNNGFSTGKSNSPVTPVVLNGTVGEAAALSHDLRENYGIFCSVVIYPVVPKGMIILRLIPTSVHTLSDVEETVKAFAEIKEKLTSGIYKNSELAISFGE, encoded by the coding sequence TTGGATCTATTTGCTAAATTAAAAACGAATATGGGCCCACTGGGCAAACATTCTAAGTATTCAGATGGTTATTTTATGTTTCCCAAACTAGAAGGGGAAATTGCTCCACGAATGATGTTCCAAGGAAAGGAAGTATTGACATGGAGTTTGAATAACTACCTTGGGCTAGCTAACCACCCTGAAGTTCGTAAAGCAGATGCTGATGCAGCTGCTAAATGGGGAGCAGCCTATCCTATGGGAGCTAGAATGATGTCAGGCCAAACCAATCTTCATGAAAAATTGGAGGATGAGCTTGCCAAATTCGTGGGTAAAGAAAAGGCATACTTGCTAAACTACGGATACCAAGGCATCATGTCTGTGATTGATGCACTATTGGATAGAAAAGACGTCGTAGTGTATGATTCTGAATGTCACGCATGTATTATAGATGCTTTAAGAATGCATATGGGTAAGCGATACGTATTCCCTCATAATGACATTGATAATTGTGAAAAGCAACTTGAAAGAGCCACTAAATTAGCCGCGGAAACTGGCGGAGGAATCTTATTGATTACCGAAGGTGTATTCGGTATGACTGGAGATCAAGGAAAATTGAAAGAAATTTGTGCGCTAAAGAACAAATTTGATTTCAGATTACTGGTAGATGATGCACATGGTTTTGGAACCATGGGTAAAACAGGAGCGGGTACACATGAAGAGCAAGGTGTAATTGATGAAGTTGATTTATACTTCTCGACCTTTGCTAAATCAATGGCTTCTATTGGTGCTTTCATTGCAGGTAATGAAAAAGTGATCCACTATCTACGTTTTAATATGCGTTCTCAAATCTTTGCGAAGTCTCTTCCAATGTTATTGGTAGAAGGAGCTTTAAAAAGATTAGAGTTACTTCAAACCAAACCTGAGCTAAAGGATAATCTTTGGAAAATTGTAAATGCGTTAAGAGACGGATTGCATAACAATGGTTTTAGCACCGGAAAATCAAACTCACCGGTGACTCCTGTAGTCTTAAACGGGACTGTAGGAGAAGCTGCCGCGCTATCCCATGATTTAAGAGAAAACTACGGAATCTTCTGTTCGGTGGTCATTTACCCAGTCGTTCCTAAAGGAATGATTATCTTGAGGTTGATTCCAACTTCAGTACATACCCTATCCGATGTAGAAGAAACTGTGAAGGCATTTGCTGAAATCAAGGAAAAACTAACTTCAGGAATTTATAAGAATTCAGAGTTGGCAATTTCTTTTGGAGAATAA
- the accC gene encoding acetyl-CoA carboxylase biotin carboxylase subunit: MPNIKKLLIANRGEISLRIMRTAKEMGIQTVAVYSEADRLSPHVKFADEAVCLGPAASSESYLLGDKIIEVCKELNVDAIHPGYGFLSENAGFAKKVTDSGLIFVGPSPESIEVMGSKLAAKQAVGNYNIPLVPGTEEAISDIPAAKKIAAQIGYPILIKASAGGGGKGMRIVENEAEFESQMDRAISEAISAFGDGAVFIEKFITSPRHIEIQVLGDQQGNIVYLFERECSIQRRHQKVIEEAPSAVVTPEMREAMGKAAVGVAKACNYYGAGTVEFIVDDALNFYFLEMNTRLQVEHPVTEMITGKDLVKEQILIAEGNPLSFSQEDLSIHGHAIEVRVYAEDPKNNFLPDIGTLETYQRPQGPGVRVDDGFEEGMKIPIYYDPMISKLITHASTREAAIERMTRAIEEYQITGIQTTLGFCKFALNHEAFVSGNFDTKFVERYFNPESLDPTFSKEEEELLAALAVEFFDKSKKEFVQKPEQEKAATVSAWRNRLD; the protein is encoded by the coding sequence ATGCCTAACATCAAAAAACTTTTAATAGCCAATAGAGGTGAGATAAGCTTAAGGATCATGAGAACAGCAAAGGAAATGGGAATTCAAACTGTAGCCGTATACAGTGAAGCGGATCGCCTTTCTCCCCATGTGAAGTTTGCAGATGAGGCAGTTTGTCTAGGACCAGCAGCATCTTCAGAATCCTACCTTTTAGGAGATAAAATCATTGAAGTGTGTAAAGAATTAAATGTAGATGCTATTCATCCTGGCTACGGCTTTCTTTCGGAAAATGCAGGTTTTGCAAAAAAAGTTACTGATTCCGGTTTGATTTTCGTCGGCCCCTCTCCAGAATCTATTGAGGTGATGGGGAGTAAATTAGCTGCTAAACAAGCGGTAGGGAATTACAATATTCCATTGGTTCCGGGTACCGAAGAAGCTATATCAGACATCCCGGCTGCCAAAAAAATTGCTGCACAAATTGGGTATCCAATTTTAATTAAGGCCAGTGCTGGGGGAGGTGGAAAAGGGATGAGGATTGTGGAGAATGAAGCCGAATTTGAGAGCCAAATGGATCGGGCAATTAGTGAGGCAATCTCCGCATTTGGAGATGGTGCAGTTTTTATAGAAAAATTTATTACCTCTCCCAGACATATTGAAATTCAGGTTTTAGGAGACCAACAAGGAAATATTGTTTATTTATTTGAAAGAGAGTGTTCCATCCAAAGAAGGCATCAAAAGGTAATTGAAGAAGCACCCTCGGCAGTAGTAACTCCTGAAATGCGGGAAGCGATGGGAAAAGCTGCTGTTGGAGTGGCAAAAGCCTGTAATTATTATGGTGCAGGGACGGTTGAATTTATTGTAGATGATGCCTTGAATTTTTATTTCTTGGAAATGAATACTCGACTACAAGTAGAACATCCTGTGACAGAAATGATTACGGGAAAGGATTTGGTCAAAGAGCAGATTCTAATAGCTGAAGGTAATCCACTTTCCTTTTCCCAAGAAGACTTAAGCATCCATGGACATGCGATTGAAGTAAGGGTATATGCTGAAGATCCCAAGAATAATTTCCTTCCGGATATTGGTACTTTGGAAACTTACCAGCGACCACAAGGTCCTGGTGTTAGGGTGGATGATGGGTTTGAAGAAGGGATGAAGATTCCTATTTATTATGATCCTATGATCTCAAAATTGATCACCCACGCATCCACAAGAGAAGCTGCTATTGAAAGAATGACCAGGGCTATTGAAGAATATCAAATTACAGGAATCCAAACTACGTTGGGTTTTTGCAAATTTGCGTTGAATCATGAAGCTTTTGTTTCGGGAAATTTTGACACCAAATTTGTTGAACGGTATTTCAATCCTGAATCCTTGGATCCAACTTTTTCTAAGGAAGAAGAAGAGTTACTCGCTGCCCTGGCGGTAGAGTTTTTTGATAAATCTAAAAAAGAGTTTGTGCAAAAACCTGAACAAGAAAAAGCAGCAACAGTTTCAGCTTGGAGAAATAGATTAGATTAA
- a CDS encoding DUF1015 domain-containing protein: MAEILPIRAWRYHDRLLGKMEELTAPLFDVVSSKQRELLYENPFNSIHLSVPNGPNPAEKARKTLRKWKQEQLIVQDEEPGIYVYYQYFRLPGEHDARCRKGFIAHIKAYDWDEKVILRHENTIVHAVNDRIDLLKSTEIQASPTHGLYEDPENQLEGFMDEAMENPIYELEDYQGVKEVLAVIRNPQIIAKFLTVLKDKQVILADGHHRLEGAIQYRKSKQTTASKSKWNGFDYHMMYLTNTNGNHLKILPTHRIFKGLELSNHEFIQALKEWFEVKKFHDQEELGGYSFTKKWSYGLILKEESYLLQLKPEKFDEIESNFPEIIKKLDLAVLHSLVFDKILGIPLEEQRFSENINYERNFSRCIHEVQSGKASFAVITRELELSQVLEVCRSGYVMPQKSTYFYPKALGGLLFASINQQEFEFDYGAFFK, translated from the coding sequence ATGGCAGAAATCCTACCAATTAGGGCATGGAGATACCATGATCGTCTTTTGGGTAAAATGGAGGAGTTGACCGCTCCTTTATTTGATGTGGTATCTTCCAAGCAAAGAGAGTTATTATATGAAAACCCATTCAACAGCATTCATCTTTCCGTTCCCAATGGACCTAATCCAGCAGAAAAAGCTCGAAAGACCTTGAGAAAATGGAAACAAGAACAACTAATTGTCCAAGATGAGGAGCCTGGAATCTATGTGTATTATCAATATTTCAGATTACCTGGAGAGCATGATGCAAGATGTAGAAAAGGTTTTATAGCACATATAAAGGCATATGATTGGGATGAAAAAGTAATCTTAAGACATGAAAATACCATTGTCCATGCAGTAAATGATCGAATTGATTTATTGAAGTCTACAGAAATACAAGCTAGTCCCACTCATGGATTGTATGAAGACCCAGAGAATCAATTGGAGGGTTTTATGGATGAAGCCATGGAAAATCCTATCTATGAATTGGAGGATTATCAAGGAGTGAAAGAGGTCCTTGCTGTCATCCGAAATCCTCAAATCATTGCCAAGTTTTTGACTGTTTTAAAAGATAAACAGGTGATATTGGCTGATGGTCATCACCGTTTAGAAGGAGCTATTCAATACCGGAAATCCAAACAAACAACTGCTTCCAAATCAAAATGGAATGGATTTGATTACCATATGATGTATTTAACAAATACGAATGGTAACCATTTAAAAATTCTTCCCACACATCGGATTTTTAAAGGATTGGAATTAAGTAATCATGAGTTTATTCAAGCATTAAAAGAATGGTTTGAGGTGAAAAAATTTCATGACCAAGAAGAGTTGGGTGGTTATTCCTTTACCAAAAAATGGTCTTATGGGTTGATTTTGAAGGAAGAAAGTTATTTACTCCAGTTGAAACCTGAGAAATTTGATGAAATAGAATCCAATTTTCCGGAAATCATAAAAAAGTTAGATCTGGCTGTATTACACAGCTTGGTTTTCGATAAGATTTTGGGAATTCCATTGGAAGAACAGCGCTTTTCAGAAAATATCAACTATGAGAGAAATTTTTCCAGATGTATCCATGAAGTCCAATCTGGAAAGGCTAGCTTTGCAGTCATCACTCGCGAATTGGAATTGAGTCAGGTTCTAGAGGTTTGTAGGTCCGGGTATGTGATGCCTCAAAAATCCACTTACTTTTATCCTAAAGCTTTGGGAGGCTTACTTTTTGCGAGTATTAATCAACAAGAATTCGAATTCGATTATGGAGCCTTTTTTAAATAG
- a CDS encoding Maf family nucleotide pyrophosphatase: MEPFLNSLKSKKIILASNSPRRQELLKGLEVEFEIRPTSVEEKIPADMKPEFVAAYLSKLKAESFLDELSENELLITSDTVVIQDGHVLGKPNNEEEAFDMLKSLSGTSHIVMTAVTFRDHKRQLTVEDETQVTFRFLEEEEIWHYIKNYRPMDKAGAYGIQEWIGYIGVTKMEGSYFNVMGFPLHLVYEQLKKWS, encoded by the coding sequence ATGGAGCCTTTTTTAAATAGCTTGAAGAGCAAAAAGATAATTCTTGCATCCAACTCACCAAGAAGGCAGGAGTTATTAAAGGGACTGGAAGTTGAATTTGAGATTCGTCCCACATCAGTAGAGGAGAAGATTCCTGCAGACATGAAACCTGAGTTTGTGGCTGCCTACCTAAGCAAATTGAAAGCGGAATCCTTTTTGGATGAATTAAGTGAAAATGAACTCTTAATTACTTCCGATACAGTAGTGATTCAAGATGGGCATGTGTTAGGGAAGCCTAATAACGAGGAGGAAGCTTTTGATATGCTTAAAAGTCTTTCAGGTACAAGTCATATAGTGATGACTGCGGTTACTTTTAGAGATCATAAAAGACAACTAACTGTGGAGGATGAAACCCAAGTTACTTTTAGGTTTTTGGAAGAGGAAGAGATATGGCATTATATCAAAAACTATCGTCCCATGGACAAAGCGGGTGCTTATGGAATCCAAGAATGGATAGGATATATAGGAGTAACCAAAATGGAGGGTTCCTATTTTAATGTGATGGGATTTCCCTTGCATTTGGTCTATGAACAGTTAAAAAAATGGTCATAA